In Daphnia pulex isolate KAP4 chromosome 7, ASM2113471v1, one genomic interval encodes:
- the LOC124197611 gene encoding synaptotagmin-7-like isoform X6: protein MFESFKSNGITKVALSKFISQSITAGNLNIGSRTVSATNSSTNGGPSGNGSAVGNGAANSHSPGGSVLGAVGGPASSLSPTSSPAPSSSSALNKSMAGQKQEHPSMAFWQNRSISLVDMYIDNSEPTENVGQIHFSLEYDFQNTTLILKIMQGKDLPPMDMGGTSDPYVRVTLLPDKKHRLETKIKRRTLNPRWNETFYFEGFPIQKLQSRVLHLHVFDYDRFSRDDSIGEVFLPLCQVDFSEKPVFWKALKPPLKDKCGELLVSLCYHPTNSTLTLIALKARNLKAKDINGKSDPYVKVWLYFGDKRVEKRKTPVYKCTLEPVFNETFTFNVPWEKIRECSLDVRVMDFDNIGRNELIGRISLTGKNSTGASETKHWQDMITKPRQAVVQWHRLKPE from the exons ATGTTTGAAAGTTTCAAGAGCAACGGGATAACCAAAGTCGCTCTGAGCAAATTCATTTCGCAGAGCAT aacggcgggaaatttgaacaTCGGCTCGAGGACAGTTTCGGCGACCAACAGTTCGACCAACGGAGGGCCGTCGGGCAACGGGAGCGCCGTCGGAAATGGAGCGGCCAACAGTCACTCGCCGGGAGGTTCGGTCCTGGGCGCCGTGGGAGGACCCGCTTCTTCGCTGTCGCCCACCTCGTCTCCAGCCCCGTCCTCCTCATCCGCACTGAACAAGAGCATGGCCGGCCAGAAACAGGAGCATCCATCG ATGGCATTTTGGCAGAATCGTTCCATATCCCTGGTGGACATGTACATCGACAACTCTGAGCCGACGGAAAACGTCGGCCAGATCCACTTCAGCCTCGAATACGATTTCCAGAACACGACTCTCATTCTCAAAATCATGCAG GGCAAGGATCTGCCGCCGATGGACATGGGCGGGACGTCAGACCCTTACGTCCGCGTCACCCTGTTGCCGGACAAGAAGCACCGACTGGAGACCAAGATCAAGAGAAGGACGCTCAACCCACGCTGGAACGAGACATTCTACTTTGAAG GATTCCCCATCCAGAAACTGCAGAGCCGAGTCTTGCACCTGCACGTCTTCGATTACGACCGATTCTCCCGCGACGATTCCATCGGCGAAGTCTTTCTACCCCTCTGTCAG GTTGATTTCTCTGAGAAACCCGTTTTCTGGAAAGCTCTGAAGCCGCCGCTGAAGGACAAGTGCGGCGAATTGCTGGTCTCTCTTTGCTACCATCCCACCAACTCGACGCTGACCCTGATCGCCCTCAAAGCCCGAAATCTCAAAGCCAAAGACATTAACGGCAAATCGG ATCCTTACGTCAAGGTGTGGCTGTACTTTGGCGACAAGCGAGTGGAGAAGCGCAAGACGCCCGTCTACAAGTGCACGCTGGAGCCGGTGTTCAACGAGACGTTCACCTTCAACGTGCCGTGGGAGAAGATCCGCGAGTGCTCGCTCGACGTCCGCGTCATGGACTTTGACAACATCGGCCGCAACGAACTCATCGGCCGCATCTCACTCACCG GTAAGAACAGCACGGGAGCCTCGGAGACCAAACATTGGCAGGACATGATCACCAAGCCACGTCAGGCTGTCGTCCAATGGCATCGCTTGAAACCCGAGTGA
- the LOC124197613 gene encoding zinc finger protein 330 homolog encodes MPKKKTGQRKKAEKQKLRQKEIRSGKEMKPLADWACNSNMECDRCQRKQKLRAFCYFCQSLQRLPMCGHCAKVKCMLKTGDCVIKHGSVFTTGLAMVGAICDHCEAWICHGKKCLSVHGCLCPLQDAVCAECDRNVWGHGGRIFQCSFCSNHLCEDDQFEHQASCQILEAETYKCQSCNRHGQYSCLKCKICYCEDHVRRKGFKYERGQPVPCPKCGFETNETKDMSMSTRTHKYGRQKPAGDYGDDDEEGDDYGDADYSGGATGGGSYSYTYDDDDDDDDDDDDDDSSDEEDSDDSGEEEEEEVKEADAGKKPLEVKTKETK; translated from the exons atgccaaagaaaaagacgggTCAAAGAAAGAAGGCTGAAAAGCAGAAATTACGCCAGAAAGAGATCCGTTCTGGCAAAGAAATGAAACCGTTAGCTGACTGGGCATGCAACTCGAATATG GAATGCGATAGATGTCAACGAAAGCAGAAACTTCGCGCTTTCTGTTACTTTTGCCAGTCACTTCAACGACTTCCAATGTGTGGTCACTGCGCCAAAGTGAAATGCATGTTGAAAACTGGGGACTGTGTTATCAAGCACGGAAGTGTTTTTACGACTGGATTGGCAATGGTG GGGGCCATTTGTGATCACTGTGAGGCTTGGATCTGCCATGGTAAGAAATGCCTGAGCGTACATGGATGTTTGTGCCCCCTACAAGATGCTGTTTGTGCTGAATGCGACCGAAATGTGTGGGGTCACGGTGGAAGGATCTTTCAGTGCTCGTTCTGCTCCAATCACCTCTGTGAAGATGATCAGTTTGAGCATCAAGCTTCTTGCCAAATTCTGGAAGCCGAAACGTACAAGTGTCAGTCGTGTAATCGACACGGCCAGTACTCTTGCCTCAAATGTAAGATCTGCTACTGCGAGGATCACGTCAGACGTAAAGGTTTCAAGTACGAACGTGGCCAGCCGGTGCCCTGTCCGAAATGCGGCTTCGAGACGAACGAGACCAAAGATATGAGCATGTCAA CTCGGACCCACAAATATGGCAGGCAGAAACCTGCTGGAGACTACggcgacgacgatgaagaaggAGATGATTACGGAGATGCAG attattcTGGTGGCGCTACCGGTGGTGGATCTTATTCCTACACTtacgatgacgatgatgatgacgacgacgacgacgacgatgacgactcGTCAGATGAAGAGGATAGCGACGACTCTGgtgaagaggaggaagaagaggtgAAAGAAGCCGATGCTGGGAAAAAGCCCTTAGAAGTGAAAACTAAAGAAACTAAATAG
- the LOC124197611 gene encoding synaptotagmin-7-like isoform X4 → MFESFKSNGITKVALSKFISQSIAQLDAGVSATLPLLTSRPAAATATTSASTTSTPVNGRRGSDRLRTAGNLNIGSRTVSATNSSTNGGPSGNGSAVGNGAANSHSPGGSVLGAVGGPASSLSPTSSPAPSSSSALNKSMAGQKQEHPSMAFWQNRSISLVDMYIDNSEPTENVGQIHFSLEYDFQNTTLILKIMQGKDLPPMDMGGTSDPYVRVTLLPDKKHRLETKIKRRTLNPRWNETFYFEGFPIQKLQSRVLHLHVFDYDRFSRDDSIGEVFLPLCQVDFSEKPVFWKALKPPLKDKCGELLVSLCYHPTNSTLTLIALKARNLKAKDINGKSDPYVKVWLYFGDKRVEKRKTPVYKCTLEPVFNETFTFNVPWEKIRECSLDVRVMDFDNIGRNELIGRISLTGKNSTGASETKHWQDMITKPRQAVVQWHRLKPE, encoded by the exons ATGTTTGAAAGTTTCAAGAGCAACGGGATAACCAAAGTCGCTCTGAGCAAATTCATTTCGCAGAGCAT AGCCCAACTCGA tgcGGGAGTCAGCGCGACTCTGCCGCTGTTGACGTCGCGGCCGGCTGCGGCCACCGCGACGACCTCCGCCTCGACCACATCGACGCCAGTTAACGGCCGGCGAGGCTCCGATCGTCTCAG aacggcgggaaatttgaacaTCGGCTCGAGGACAGTTTCGGCGACCAACAGTTCGACCAACGGAGGGCCGTCGGGCAACGGGAGCGCCGTCGGAAATGGAGCGGCCAACAGTCACTCGCCGGGAGGTTCGGTCCTGGGCGCCGTGGGAGGACCCGCTTCTTCGCTGTCGCCCACCTCGTCTCCAGCCCCGTCCTCCTCATCCGCACTGAACAAGAGCATGGCCGGCCAGAAACAGGAGCATCCATCG ATGGCATTTTGGCAGAATCGTTCCATATCCCTGGTGGACATGTACATCGACAACTCTGAGCCGACGGAAAACGTCGGCCAGATCCACTTCAGCCTCGAATACGATTTCCAGAACACGACTCTCATTCTCAAAATCATGCAG GGCAAGGATCTGCCGCCGATGGACATGGGCGGGACGTCAGACCCTTACGTCCGCGTCACCCTGTTGCCGGACAAGAAGCACCGACTGGAGACCAAGATCAAGAGAAGGACGCTCAACCCACGCTGGAACGAGACATTCTACTTTGAAG GATTCCCCATCCAGAAACTGCAGAGCCGAGTCTTGCACCTGCACGTCTTCGATTACGACCGATTCTCCCGCGACGATTCCATCGGCGAAGTCTTTCTACCCCTCTGTCAG GTTGATTTCTCTGAGAAACCCGTTTTCTGGAAAGCTCTGAAGCCGCCGCTGAAGGACAAGTGCGGCGAATTGCTGGTCTCTCTTTGCTACCATCCCACCAACTCGACGCTGACCCTGATCGCCCTCAAAGCCCGAAATCTCAAAGCCAAAGACATTAACGGCAAATCGG ATCCTTACGTCAAGGTGTGGCTGTACTTTGGCGACAAGCGAGTGGAGAAGCGCAAGACGCCCGTCTACAAGTGCACGCTGGAGCCGGTGTTCAACGAGACGTTCACCTTCAACGTGCCGTGGGAGAAGATCCGCGAGTGCTCGCTCGACGTCCGCGTCATGGACTTTGACAACATCGGCCGCAACGAACTCATCGGCCGCATCTCACTCACCG GTAAGAACAGCACGGGAGCCTCGGAGACCAAACATTGGCAGGACATGATCACCAAGCCACGTCAGGCTGTCGTCCAATGGCATCGCTTGAAACCCGAGTGA
- the LOC124197611 gene encoding synaptotagmin-7-like isoform X5 produces the protein MFESFKSNGITKVALSKFISQSIAQLETAGNLNIGSRTVSATNSSTNGGPSGNGSAVGNGAANSHSPGGSVLGAVGGPASSLSPTSSPAPSSSSALNKSMAGQKQEHPSMAFWQNRSISLVDMYIDNSEPTENVGQIHFSLEYDFQNTTLILKIMQGKDLPPMDMGGTSDPYVRVTLLPDKKHRLETKIKRRTLNPRWNETFYFEGFPIQKLQSRVLHLHVFDYDRFSRDDSIGEVFLPLCQVDFSEKPVFWKALKPPLKDKCGELLVSLCYHPTNSTLTLIALKARNLKAKDINGKSDPYVKVWLYFGDKRVEKRKTPVYKCTLEPVFNETFTFNVPWEKIRECSLDVRVMDFDNIGRNELIGRISLTGKNSTGASETKHWQDMITKPRQAVVQWHRLKPE, from the exons ATGTTTGAAAGTTTCAAGAGCAACGGGATAACCAAAGTCGCTCTGAGCAAATTCATTTCGCAGAGCAT AGCCCAACTCGA aacggcgggaaatttgaacaTCGGCTCGAGGACAGTTTCGGCGACCAACAGTTCGACCAACGGAGGGCCGTCGGGCAACGGGAGCGCCGTCGGAAATGGAGCGGCCAACAGTCACTCGCCGGGAGGTTCGGTCCTGGGCGCCGTGGGAGGACCCGCTTCTTCGCTGTCGCCCACCTCGTCTCCAGCCCCGTCCTCCTCATCCGCACTGAACAAGAGCATGGCCGGCCAGAAACAGGAGCATCCATCG ATGGCATTTTGGCAGAATCGTTCCATATCCCTGGTGGACATGTACATCGACAACTCTGAGCCGACGGAAAACGTCGGCCAGATCCACTTCAGCCTCGAATACGATTTCCAGAACACGACTCTCATTCTCAAAATCATGCAG GGCAAGGATCTGCCGCCGATGGACATGGGCGGGACGTCAGACCCTTACGTCCGCGTCACCCTGTTGCCGGACAAGAAGCACCGACTGGAGACCAAGATCAAGAGAAGGACGCTCAACCCACGCTGGAACGAGACATTCTACTTTGAAG GATTCCCCATCCAGAAACTGCAGAGCCGAGTCTTGCACCTGCACGTCTTCGATTACGACCGATTCTCCCGCGACGATTCCATCGGCGAAGTCTTTCTACCCCTCTGTCAG GTTGATTTCTCTGAGAAACCCGTTTTCTGGAAAGCTCTGAAGCCGCCGCTGAAGGACAAGTGCGGCGAATTGCTGGTCTCTCTTTGCTACCATCCCACCAACTCGACGCTGACCCTGATCGCCCTCAAAGCCCGAAATCTCAAAGCCAAAGACATTAACGGCAAATCGG ATCCTTACGTCAAGGTGTGGCTGTACTTTGGCGACAAGCGAGTGGAGAAGCGCAAGACGCCCGTCTACAAGTGCACGCTGGAGCCGGTGTTCAACGAGACGTTCACCTTCAACGTGCCGTGGGAGAAGATCCGCGAGTGCTCGCTCGACGTCCGCGTCATGGACTTTGACAACATCGGCCGCAACGAACTCATCGGCCGCATCTCACTCACCG GTAAGAACAGCACGGGAGCCTCGGAGACCAAACATTGGCAGGACATGATCACCAAGCCACGTCAGGCTGTCGTCCAATGGCATCGCTTGAAACCCGAGTGA